The following are encoded together in the Sphingomonas sp. genome:
- a CDS encoding 2'-5' RNA ligase family protein gives MSDASAPVPAPLIVTALFGKQDQAWFDSLRRTHFPPERNQLDAHLTLFHHLPPSVSEELKHRLTQETRGVRAPRARVSGLMSLGQGVAYRIEAPELDAIRGGLLHAFAGMLTPQDAGRWRPHVTVQNKVRPVLAKALLRALEADFSPKTVEISGLASWWYRGGPWELHSRHMFA, from the coding sequence TTGAGCGACGCGTCTGCCCCTGTGCCTGCGCCGCTGATCGTCACCGCCCTGTTCGGCAAGCAGGACCAGGCATGGTTTGATTCCCTGCGCCGCACGCATTTCCCGCCCGAACGGAATCAGCTCGATGCGCATCTCACGCTGTTCCACCATCTGCCGCCATCGGTATCCGAGGAGCTCAAGCACCGGCTCACCCAGGAGACGCGCGGAGTGAGAGCGCCACGGGCGCGGGTCAGCGGGCTGATGTCGTTGGGGCAGGGGGTGGCCTATCGTATTGAGGCGCCCGAGCTCGACGCGATTCGAGGCGGGCTGTTGCACGCCTTTGCCGGGATGCTCACGCCGCAGGATGCGGGCCGCTGGCGGCCGCACGTGACCGTGCAAAACAAGGTCCGGCCGGTGCTCGCCAAGGCATTGCTGCGCGCGCTGGAAGCGGATTTTTCACCCAAAACCGTGGAAATTTCGGGGCTTGCGAGTTGGTGGTATCGCGGCGGGCCATGGGAATTGCATTCGCGTCACATGTTCGCTTGA
- a CDS encoding site-specific integrase: MRFKLKGLNRIRKRLASGETVTYYYAWKGGPRLEGEPGSPEFLASYHRAHESERQEAPAVLRTLLDAFQDSTAFTDLAPRTQADYAKHLRIIDRAYGDFPNAALEDRRTRGEFMAWRDQLANQSRRQADYSYAVLARVLSWSLDRGLITANPCRNGGRVYRAFRSERIWSPETEATFYVKAPAHLHVALALALWTGQRQGDLLALTWAAYDGETLRLVQRKTVRRKRGHAGTRVIIPVGAPLRARLDALRENRRPSAGEHILLTERGTPWTESGFSASSRKACILAGVEGVTFHDLRGTAVTRLALAGATPPEIGTVTGHSLRDVHQILDSHYLSRDPALAESAIRKLESG; encoded by the coding sequence ATGCGGTTTAAGCTGAAGGGATTGAACCGCATTCGTAAGCGGCTCGCGTCAGGCGAGACAGTCACCTACTACTATGCCTGGAAGGGCGGACCTCGATTGGAAGGCGAGCCCGGCTCGCCGGAATTCCTCGCCAGCTATCACCGCGCGCATGAGAGCGAGCGGCAGGAAGCACCAGCAGTGCTGCGCACCCTGCTCGATGCCTTTCAGGACAGCACCGCATTCACCGATCTCGCGCCCCGCACGCAGGCCGATTACGCGAAGCACCTTCGTATCATTGACCGCGCCTATGGCGACTTCCCCAATGCGGCGCTTGAGGATCGGCGAACGCGAGGCGAGTTCATGGCCTGGCGAGATCAGCTGGCCAATCAATCGCGGCGACAGGCGGACTATAGCTATGCGGTGCTGGCGCGGGTGCTCTCCTGGTCGCTGGACCGCGGTCTGATAACAGCCAATCCTTGCCGCAACGGCGGCAGGGTCTATCGCGCTTTCCGTTCGGAGCGGATCTGGTCGCCGGAGACCGAGGCGACCTTCTACGTGAAGGCCCCTGCCCATCTGCATGTAGCGCTAGCCCTGGCACTTTGGACCGGACAGCGACAGGGCGACCTGCTGGCGCTGACCTGGGCCGCCTATGACGGCGAGACGCTACGGCTGGTCCAGCGGAAGACCGTGCGGAGAAAGCGCGGTCATGCCGGCACGCGGGTGATTATTCCCGTGGGCGCGCCGCTAAGGGCGCGGCTAGACGCGCTGCGGGAAAATCGTAGGCCATCGGCGGGCGAACATATCTTGCTCACCGAACGCGGTACACCTTGGACGGAAAGCGGCTTCAGCGCCTCGTCGCGCAAAGCCTGCATCTTGGCGGGAGTGGAAGGCGTGACCTTTCACGACCTACGCGGAACGGCGGTCACGCGGCTGGCATTGGCTGGCGCGACGCCTCCGGAGATCGGAACGGTAACGGGCCACTCGCTTCGCGACGTCCATCAGATCCTGGACTCGCACTATCTCAGCCGCGATCCCGCCCTTGCAGAATCGGCTATTCGGAAGCTCGAAAGCGGCTGA